In the Bacillus sp. FJAT-42376 genome, TCTCAATATAGAATCGTCTTTCATTAATAGCCTCCTGCCAGGATGCCCCAAAGTATTCTCTTTGCACAAGCACTTGGGCCAAAACCGTTGGAATTCTCTTTCCACCCGGGGTTCCGATGCCAACAATTTCTTTGTCGCTTTCGAGAATGGATGGAGCTGTGTAATTGTTCGGCCGTTTACCCGGTTCCATTCTGTTGGCTGATTCGGGATCTTCACTGAAATTGCTAAGCGAATTATTCATAAACACGCCATTGACTTGCTTTTTGGATCCGAAGAATTCTCCGAGTGTATTGGTTACAGATATGATCGTCCCTTCTTTGTCTTTTATAACAAAGTGAGTGGTATTATCATGATCTTCTTCATCTGCCTCTGAATTGTTTACCTTTATGTCAAAGGAAGCTTTGTCAAAATCCATTTCATCCGCCATATTCCTCAAGTGTTTCTTTGAAAGAAGCCTTTCTGTATCGACTTTTCCAAAGGAAGGATCCTGAATTTCAGTAATTCTCTCATGGTAGGCATGCTTGGTAAATTCACCTAATAAATGAGTTGAATCCGTTACTTCCCCTGATTTGAATTCACTCTTGTACAGATCGGCAAGCTTCAGGATTTGCAGGAGAGAGATGCCTCCTGCAGATGGAGGAGAGGTCATGACTTTGTACCCACCGAACTGGCCTTCCAGCGGTTTTTCTTCTTTCACTTTATAATTTTTTAAATCATCTGCGCTCACGGAATCCAGTTCTTTTGCTAGAGACTTCCCCATTTCTCCCGAGTAAAATCCCTTGCTGCCCTGCTTTTGAATCGATCTAAGGGTATCCGCAAGCTCAGGCTGTTTGATAATTTCATTCCTTTTTACCGGATTGCCATCCGGATAAAAAGATTCCGGCAGGGTACCTTCAAATTGTTTCTCAGCGCCCTTGAGCCGTTCGGACAGAAATTCATCTGCCTTGTATCCTTTCCCGGCATACTGAATAGCCGGCTCAAGCAGCTTGGACATCTTCATGTTCCCCATGTCCCTATGCGCCCGCTCCAATCCTTTA is a window encoding:
- the ggt gene encoding gamma-glutamyltransferase produces the protein MRKKRLWTALAILLIVLLLVAQSGILNRPSEGEAAVAANHPLAVKAGMKVLNSGGNAMDAAVAVSYALGVTEPFGSGPGGGGMMVVYNPKKNIKRVYDYKDAAPVNGEGSKDQIAVPGFVKGLERAHRDMGNMKMSKLLEPAIQYAGKGYKADEFLSERLKGAEKQFEGTLPESFYPDGNPVKRNEIIKQPELADTLRSIQKQGSKGFYSGEMGKSLAKELDSVSADDLKNYKVKEEKPLEGQFGGYKVMTSPPSAGGISLLQILKLADLYKSEFKSGEVTDSTHLLGEFTKHAYHERITEIQDPSFGKVDTERLLSKKHLRNMADEMDFDKASFDIKVNNSEADEEDHDNTTHFVIKDKEGTIISVTNTLGEFFGSKKQVNGVFMNNSLSNFSEDPESANRMEPGKRPNNYTAPSILESDKEIVGIGTPGGKRIPTVLAQVLVQREYFGASWQEAINERRFYIENHQITMEPGYPKNVRKRLEKRGYDVRVKKSPFYYGGVMALSIDKKSSQVSGAADPRRTGTWSSSN